A window of the Mucilaginibacter sp. cycad4 genome harbors these coding sequences:
- a CDS encoding TonB-dependent receptor encodes MRLTVLLLTIGCLQLSAKSFSQSITLNARGIALDKAFKAIEKQSGYYFFYRYKDISKTKPVNLSLTNASLQEALQQCFKDEALTYVIDDKNIIVNKKKTPDASTAQAPITISGIVVDDKNQPLPGVNVKVKGTNVGAITGVDGKYTLSAEENAVLVFTFIGFQTKEEPVNKRTTINVVLTEDNKELKEVVVVGYGNQERKDVTGAVGSVKMGNIKEIKTASLDLKLAGQLAGVTVNQVTGTPGGGVSVNIRGAGSVGAGDDPLYVIDGFPISPGFDQYQNPLSTINPDDIENISVLKDAASTAIYGSRGSNGVILITTRRAKKGESSVTVNTSTGVQSILSQSKLKMMTAAQFAQWRKEAIQDANAVNGTNNPIPVEYQNPAALGKGTDWFDAVTRVAPIQNYDVTVSNGTEKARSLFSMGYFDQRGTVLNTGFQRYSLKGTMDADVAKNVTVGLSIAPTYSLRNLQQTDGHFLSAALSQAYLESPLTPVKQPDGSYTNVVGSPGTFQNVNPVSALVNTTNKYKQFRTLANAYAEWKVIDGLTLKSTFGIDYQSGNGDYFRPSFLGGFNAPNRDGKQVKAVGSFNSSNTFNWLSENSATYKKTWGNHTLTVLGDYSIQQETNRYRLTYGTDFPDDAIQSLSSATTITTNAIDEEWRLLSVIGRVNYAYKDKYLLSASIRRDGSSRFAPGHRWGTFPSVSGGWRISDEAFFPKTSFIDQVKFSGSYGHAGNNNVASYMWVSQVDDTNYTFGGALSPGKSLTDLGNQELGWETTKQFDLGIDISLLKGRVYLIAEYYNRFTERMLQYIQVPIVSGYSGALTNVGNVRNRGWEFTLTTKNIVSKDFKWSTDMNISFNRNKVISLGSTPQIYDAPVNDNPTSITKAGLPLGQFYGYIFEGIFQSQAELDKYPHFDGEQVGNIRYKDVNNDGVIDGQDQVPVGNPWPKFTFGFNNHLSYKGFDMNIISAGSVGGHVFDMYKQFTTNLDGVFNVEQSVMQRWRSPQQPGAGILPTTVSNTNLARDYYPSYWVESNSYLMVKNIDLGYNFKTKFSKNFRVYFSAQNAILITGYRGGSPEVGIEGQDGNRSLSPNVNFTGYPVSAVYTLGCNVTF; translated from the coding sequence ATGAGATTAACCGTCTTATTACTAACTATCGGCTGCCTGCAGCTCAGTGCTAAAAGTTTTTCACAATCCATAACCCTGAATGCGAGGGGGATAGCACTTGATAAAGCTTTTAAAGCAATTGAAAAACAAAGCGGCTATTATTTTTTTTACAGGTATAAGGATATTTCAAAAACCAAACCGGTTAATCTTTCATTAACTAACGCTTCATTACAGGAAGCGTTGCAGCAATGCTTTAAGGATGAGGCTTTAACATATGTTATTGATGATAAAAATATCATTGTAAATAAAAAGAAAACTCCCGATGCAAGCACTGCCCAGGCACCCATAACTATAAGCGGTATTGTGGTAGATGATAAAAATCAACCGTTACCCGGTGTTAATGTTAAAGTAAAAGGTACCAACGTTGGTGCCATAACCGGGGTAGACGGCAAGTATACCCTGAGTGCCGAAGAGAATGCAGTGTTAGTATTTACATTCATAGGTTTCCAAACCAAAGAAGAGCCGGTAAATAAGCGGACAACTATTAATGTTGTTTTGACTGAGGATAACAAGGAATTAAAAGAGGTAGTTGTTGTAGGTTACGGCAACCAGGAGCGTAAGGATGTAACGGGCGCTGTGGGTTCGGTAAAAATGGGCAACATCAAAGAGATCAAGACGGCAAGTCTTGATTTGAAACTGGCCGGCCAGCTTGCGGGCGTAACTGTAAACCAGGTAACCGGTACTCCGGGCGGGGGCGTTTCTGTAAACATACGCGGTGCCGGTTCGGTGGGTGCCGGTGATGATCCGCTATATGTAATTGATGGATTTCCCATTTCTCCGGGATTTGATCAATATCAAAACCCTTTAAGCACGATCAATCCGGATGACATAGAAAATATAAGTGTATTGAAGGACGCTGCATCTACAGCTATTTACGGGTCCCGCGGGTCAAACGGCGTAATCCTCATTACTACAAGAAGAGCAAAAAAAGGAGAATCATCGGTTACGGTAAATACATCTACCGGGGTTCAGAGCATACTGTCACAAAGTAAGCTTAAAATGATGACAGCTGCGCAATTTGCGCAGTGGCGTAAGGAAGCTATCCAGGATGCCAATGCTGTTAACGGAACAAACAACCCGATCCCCGTTGAGTATCAAAATCCGGCAGCTTTAGGCAAGGGAACGGATTGGTTTGACGCAGTAACAAGGGTAGCGCCGATACAGAATTATGACGTAACGGTTTCTAACGGTACTGAAAAAGCGCGCTCCTTGTTTTCGATGGGGTATTTTGACCAACGCGGAACCGTGCTTAACACCGGGTTTCAGCGCTATTCTTTAAAGGGAACAATGGATGCTGATGTGGCGAAAAATGTTACAGTTGGTTTAAGTATAGCACCTACGTACAGCTTGCGTAACCTGCAGCAAACAGACGGGCATTTTCTTTCGGCAGCATTAAGCCAGGCTTATCTTGAAAGCCCGCTTACCCCCGTAAAGCAACCCGATGGCTCGTACACCAATGTGGTAGGATCGCCCGGTACCTTCCAGAATGTGAACCCGGTAAGCGCGCTGGTAAACACTACTAATAAGTATAAACAATTTCGCACACTGGCTAATGCTTATGCAGAGTGGAAAGTGATTGACGGCCTTACTTTGAAATCGACCTTCGGTATTGATTATCAAAGTGGTAACGGCGATTATTTTCGTCCATCGTTCCTTGGAGGGTTTAACGCACCTAACCGGGACGGAAAACAGGTAAAGGCAGTTGGGTCGTTTAATTCATCAAACACTTTTAACTGGCTTAGTGAAAATTCGGCCACCTATAAAAAAACGTGGGGCAATCATACATTGACTGTTTTAGGTGATTATTCGATCCAGCAGGAAACAAACCGGTACCGCTTAACATATGGTACCGATTTTCCTGACGACGCAATCCAATCCTTAAGTTCGGCAACAACTATAACAACAAACGCTATTGATGAAGAATGGAGATTACTATCCGTAATAGGAAGGGTCAATTACGCTTATAAAGATAAATACCTGCTGAGTGCCTCTATCAGGCGCGATGGTTCATCAAGATTTGCACCCGGGCACAGATGGGGTACATTTCCTTCGGTGTCGGGCGGATGGCGTATCTCGGATGAGGCGTTTTTTCCTAAAACATCGTTTATCGACCAGGTTAAGTTTTCGGGCAGTTACGGCCATGCCGGTAATAACAACGTAGCAAGTTATATGTGGGTATCGCAGGTTGACGATACTAACTATACATTTGGCGGCGCACTCTCGCCGGGCAAATCGCTAACAGATCTTGGCAACCAGGAACTTGGCTGGGAAACCACTAAACAGTTTGATCTGGGTATCGATATTTCATTGTTAAAAGGCCGTGTTTATTTAATTGCCGAGTATTATAACCGGTTTACCGAAAGAATGCTGCAATATATTCAGGTACCGATTGTTTCCGGTTATAGCGGCGCTTTAACAAACGTAGGTAATGTGCGTAACAGGGGCTGGGAGTTTACCTTAACCACAAAAAATATAGTTAGCAAGGATTTTAAATGGAGCACCGATATGAATATCTCGTTCAATCGTAACAAAGTAATTAGTTTGGGCTCAACACCTCAAATATATGATGCGCCGGTTAACGATAACCCAACCAGCATTACCAAAGCAGGCTTGCCATTAGGTCAGTTTTACGGTTATATATTTGAAGGTATATTTCAAAGCCAGGCCGAACTTGACAAGTACCCGCATTTTGATGGAGAACAGGTGGGTAATATCAGGTACAAAGATGTTAACAATGATGGCGTAATTGACGGGCAGGACCAGGTACCTGTCGGTAACCCATGGCCTAAGTTTACTTTCGGTTTTAACAACCATTTATCGTACAAAGGTTTTGATATGAACATCATCTCGGCCGGCTCGGTTGGGGGGCATGTGTTTGATATGTATAAGCAATTTACTACCAACCTCGACGGGGTATTTAATGTTGAGCAATCGGTAATGCAACGCTGGCGTTCGCCTCAGCAGCCTGGAGCGGGCATATTGCCAACAACGGTGTCAAATACTAACCTTGCCCGTGATTATTACCCTTCATACTGGGTTGAAAGTAACTCATATCTGATGGTTAAGAACATCGATCTTGGGTATAATTTCAAAACAAAGTTCAGTAAAAATTTCAGGGTTTATTTCAGTGCACAAAATGCTATCCTGATAACAGGATACAGGGGAGGAAGTCCGGAAGTAGGCATTGAGGGGCAGGACGGCAACCGGTCGCTTTCGCCAAATGTAAACTTTACAGGTTACCCGGTTTCGGCTGTTTATACATTGGGTTGTAACGTGACATTTTAA
- a CDS encoding FecR family protein codes for MQTQEFLQLIDKYLAGQATAADKEQLLNFFESFQGDTDEWDEKVLGVKQELEDRMLNNIRQAIAEPAFNTQSQVIKLHFFRNVAAAAIVLLLSGTAVYHWYNKHGQQKLSAQNKAIVKHDVEPGDNRAVLTLANGSKLILDSAKIGLLNQSGNISINKTQDGQVVYTADNDQQQNDPAVYNIISTPRGGQYQVVLPDGSKVWLNSASSLKFPTVFTGTERNVELTGEGYFEVAKNKAKPFNVKVKDIEIAVLGTHFNIMAYNDEATVKTTLLEGSVKLTQGNTSNLLKPGQQGIINNKSIKIIDVDTDEAVAWKNGFFDFERANIQDIMKQLSRWYGTEVIYEGKIPDDEFVGKISRDVKLSQVLHILELSHVRFRIENKKIIVTP; via the coding sequence GTGCAAACGCAGGAATTTTTACAACTGATAGATAAATACCTGGCCGGGCAGGCAACTGCCGCGGACAAGGAGCAGTTGTTGAATTTTTTTGAAAGTTTTCAGGGTGATACCGACGAATGGGACGAAAAAGTGCTTGGTGTAAAGCAGGAACTTGAAGACCGTATGTTAAATAATATCAGGCAGGCGATAGCCGAACCTGCATTTAACACACAGTCCCAGGTTATAAAGCTGCACTTTTTCAGAAATGTGGCCGCGGCAGCTATTGTATTGCTGTTATCAGGTACTGCTGTTTATCATTGGTATAATAAACACGGGCAGCAAAAACTGTCGGCTCAAAACAAAGCAATTGTAAAACATGATGTTGAGCCCGGCGATAACAGGGCTGTTTTAACCCTTGCCAATGGCTCCAAACTGATACTGGACTCGGCTAAGATCGGCTTGCTGAATCAATCGGGTAACATCAGCATTAATAAAACGCAGGATGGACAGGTGGTTTACACCGCAGATAACGACCAACAGCAAAATGACCCTGCAGTCTATAATATCATTAGCACGCCCAGGGGCGGTCAGTACCAGGTAGTGCTTCCGGATGGTTCAAAAGTTTGGCTTAATTCTGCCTCGTCCCTGAAATTTCCTACGGTATTTACGGGTACCGAACGTAATGTTGAACTCACCGGCGAAGGATATTTTGAGGTAGCTAAAAATAAGGCGAAGCCTTTTAATGTGAAGGTTAAAGATATTGAAATAGCTGTACTGGGTACACATTTTAATATTATGGCCTATAATGATGAGGCCACTGTTAAAACCACCCTTCTTGAAGGATCGGTGAAATTAACACAGGGTAATACAAGCAATTTACTAAAGCCCGGTCAGCAGGGTATTATAAATAATAAAAGCATTAAAATTATTGATGTTGATACCGACGAAGCGGTAGCCTGGAAAAATGGCTTCTTTGACTTTGAGCGGGCAAACATACAGGATATTATGAAGCAGCTTTCGAGATGGTATGGTACCGAAGTAATATACGAAGGTAAAATACCTGATGATGAGTTTGTAGGTAAGATCAGCAGGGATGTAAAACTATCGCAGGTGTTGCACATCCTTGAATTAAGCCACGTGCGTTTTAGGATTGAGAACAAAAAAATAATTGTTACGCCTTAA
- a CDS encoding PDDEXK nuclease domain-containing protein — translation MELSKSFPLFENIKSVIADTQLAVVRNINQAMVIAYFQIGRMIVEDEQQGKQRADYAKETLLRLSIALNDEFGRGYSVSNLEYMRSFYVTYRNRISQSATGENNSDENSQSPIGNLEKSFRLSWTHYIQLLKIKNESERSFYEIEAAVNNWSVKELQRQYGSALFERLALSRDKQGVKELAEKGQLIERPADALKSHYVLEFLGLKEDSQYSESDLETAIIDKLEHFMLELGKGFLFEGRQRRFTFEGDSFFVDLVFYNRLLRCFVLLDLKIGKLTHQDIGQMQMYVNYYDRKIKTKEENPTIGVILCKEGNQTVVEFTLPEDNQQIFSKEYKAVLPSKEALKKQLE, via the coding sequence ATGGAGCTGAGCAAATCTTTCCCTCTTTTTGAGAATATTAAAAGTGTGATCGCTGATACACAGCTTGCAGTAGTGCGCAATATTAACCAAGCTATGGTTATTGCTTATTTTCAAATAGGTAGGATGATTGTAGAGGATGAGCAACAAGGAAAGCAACGCGCCGATTATGCTAAAGAAACCCTTTTGCGTTTAAGCATAGCTTTAAATGATGAGTTCGGCAGAGGCTATTCAGTGTCTAATCTGGAATATATGCGAAGTTTTTACGTAACTTATAGAAACCGGATTTCCCAATCGGCGACTGGGGAAAATAACAGTGATGAGAATTCCCAATCACCGATTGGGAATTTAGAAAAATCGTTTCGTTTAAGCTGGACACATTATATCCAGTTACTAAAAATCAAAAATGAAAGTGAACGTAGTTTTTATGAGATCGAAGCTGCTGTAAACAACTGGTCTGTAAAAGAGCTGCAACGCCAGTATGGTTCAGCCTTATTCGAAAGGCTGGCCTTAAGCAGAGATAAACAAGGGGTGAAAGAATTAGCTGAAAAAGGCCAACTAATTGAAAGGCCCGCCGATGCGCTAAAAAGTCATTACGTTTTAGAATTTTTAGGCCTGAAGGAAGATAGTCAATATTCTGAAAGTGATCTGGAAACTGCTATCATCGATAAGCTGGAACATTTTATGCTGGAACTGGGCAAAGGTTTTCTGTTTGAAGGAAGACAACGACGGTTTACCTTCGAGGGAGATAGCTTCTTTGTGGATCTTGTATTTTACAATAGATTGCTTCGTTGTTTTGTGCTTTTAGACCTGAAAATAGGGAAATTAACACACCAAGATATTGGACAAATGCAAATGTATGTTAATTATTACGACAGGAAAATAAAGACAAAGGAAGAAAATCCTACCATAGGAGTCATTCTTTGCAAGGAAGGTAACCAGACCGTTGTGGAATTTACTTTGCCTGAAGATAATCAACAAATATTTTCTAAAGAGTATAAAGCTGTTTTGCCAAGTAAAGAGGCGCTGAAAAAGCAACTTGAATAA
- a CDS encoding RNA polymerase sigma-70 factor yields the protein MPDKIVMSDMQLIGRLKADDEAALTMIYRRYWASLFKAAYNILKDRQACEDIIQELFIKLWDCRAEVEITISLKAYLYASVRYGVYRQIRTGTPVRSEIFDDLIERLHTPATHNSIEHKELLLQINQVIDTLPEKCREVYKLSREECLSHKEIALQLNISTKTVENHLTKALRQLRGSLGSAFILEALMFLLDK from the coding sequence ATGCCCGATAAAATTGTGATGAGCGATATGCAGCTCATTGGCCGGTTAAAGGCTGATGATGAAGCGGCGCTTACCATGATTTACAGGAGATACTGGGCTTCGCTTTTTAAAGCGGCTTATAATATTTTAAAAGACAGGCAGGCATGCGAGGATATTATCCAGGAACTGTTTATCAAGCTTTGGGATTGCCGGGCCGAAGTGGAGATCACCATTTCGCTTAAAGCCTATCTGTATGCATCGGTACGTTACGGGGTTTACAGGCAAATCCGAACAGGTACCCCCGTAAGAAGCGAGATCTTTGACGATTTGATAGAGCGCCTGCACACTCCCGCTACCCATAACAGCATTGAGCATAAAGAGCTTTTGCTGCAAATAAACCAGGTAATTGATACCCTGCCCGAAAAATGCCGGGAGGTTTACAAGCTCAGCCGCGAAGAATGCCTTAGCCATAAGGAAATAGCGCTGCAATTAAATATCTCCACTAAAACTGTCGAAAATCATTTAACCAAAGCGCTCCGCCAGTTGCGCGGCTCGTTAGGCTCTGCTTTTATCCTGGAAGCGTTAATGTTTCTTTTAGATAAATAA
- a CDS encoding dienelactone hydrolase family protein, whose protein sequence is MYRHTKQVVSAGVPAEQAKKAIIMLHGRGASASSIISLKDHLELDGFAIVAPQASEHSWYPYSFMAPVENNQPALGSALEVIGELVEDLKQKGLAQENIYFLGFSQGACLTLEYTGRNAGRYGGIIAFTGGLIGEELVKENYKGDFNNTPVLVTTGDPDPHVPVSRVNDSVEILKELNAGVTLKIYKGRQHTISHEEIVLANEILKN, encoded by the coding sequence ATGTACAGGCACACAAAACAGGTTGTTTCGGCGGGTGTTCCCGCCGAACAGGCCAAAAAAGCTATTATTATGCTGCATGGCCGCGGGGCATCGGCAAGTAGCATCATCTCGCTTAAAGATCATCTCGAATTAGATGGGTTCGCTATTGTTGCTCCACAAGCCAGTGAGCATAGCTGGTACCCATACAGTTTTATGGCACCGGTTGAGAATAACCAACCGGCACTTGGTTCGGCCCTTGAAGTAATTGGCGAACTGGTTGAGGACCTCAAACAAAAAGGATTAGCACAGGAAAATATTTATTTCCTCGGTTTTTCGCAGGGGGCATGTTTAACGCTTGAATATACAGGCCGCAATGCCGGCAGGTATGGAGGTATTATCGCTTTTACCGGCGGATTGATAGGAGAGGAATTGGTTAAAGAAAACTATAAAGGCGATTTTAATAATACCCCGGTACTGGTCACCACCGGCGATCCTGACCCGCACGTTCCGGTTAGCAGGGTTAATGACAGTGTTGAAATATTAAAAGAATTAAATGCGGGTGTAACCCTCAAAATATATAAAGGCCGCCAGCATACTATTTCCCATGAAGAAATTGTGTTGGCAAACGAGATACTGAAGAATTGA